Genomic segment of Staphylococcus muscae:
GGCCCAGCATACGTAGACAAAGCACAACGTATCGGTATCCGCATGGCTGATCTTTTAGACAAAGAAGTATTTGAAGCACGTTTAAAAGAAAATTTAGCTTATAAAAATGATTATTTCAAAGGGATGTTCAACACAGAAGCACCTGCATTTGAAGAGATTTTTGAAGAATATTATGCAGCAGGTCAACGCCTTGCACCATATGTAACAGACACAGCGAAAGTATTGGACGACGCATTTGTTGCAGATGAACGTGTATTATTCGAAGGGGCGCAAGGTGTGATGTTAGACATCGATCACGGAACGTACCCATTCGTTACATCTAGTAACCCAATTGCAGGTAACGTAACAGTGGGTGCAGGTGTTGGTCCAACAAATGTTTCAAAAGTTGTCGGTGTATGTAAAGCATATACGTCACGTGTAGGTGATGGCCCATTCCCAACAGAGTTATTCGATGAAGACGGTCACCACATTCGTGAAGTTGGTCGTGAATACGGAACAACAACTGGACGTCCACGTCGTGTCGGCTGGTTCGACTCAGTTGTATTACGTCACTCTCGTCGTGTGAGCGGTATTACAGACTTATCAATCAACTCAATCGACGTCTTAACTGGCTTAGATACAGTAAAAATCTGTACAGCATACGAGTTAGATGGCAAAGAAATCACAGAGTATCCAGCAAACTTAAATGATTTAAAACGCTGCAAACCAATCTTTGAAGAGTTACCAGGTTGGACAGAAGATATTACAGGTGTTCGTACATTAGAAGAATTACCAGATAACGCACGTCGTTATTTAGAACGTATTTCTGAGTTATGTAACGTTCATATCTCAATCTTCTCAGTTGGTCCAGACCGCAATCAAACAAATGTTGTAGAACAATTGTGGGTATAATTGAATCATGGGGGAAGTCTACCGGACATACTTCGGATAGACTGACCTAGTATAAAAGCCTAAGACAGGACATGTCTTAGGCTTTTATACTAGAAAATCTATTTACATATTTAGGACTTAAGCAACTTAAGTGATAAATATGTAAATAGATTGCATGATTAGTGGATATCGCGTTTTTTATGGTTACCGCCGCGTACTTCTGATACATTACCAATAGAAAGAAATGCACTGTCATCAATTTCCATAACAATATCTTTTAATTTTGCTTCTTCTAGACGTGTAATAACACAGAAGATCACGCGTTTATCCTCACCTGTATAAGCACCTTCTCCTTTCAAATATGTGACACCACGACCTAAGCGTGAATTGATTGCTTCACCGATATCTTTGTAAGCATCACTGATGACCCACACCGATTTCGATTCATCGAAACCGAGTAATACCGTATCAATCATTTTGGATGCGATAAAATAGGCTACAACACTAAAAAGTGCACTTTCCCATGTGAAGACAAAGCCTGCAACTGCAAAGATAAAGAAGTTGATAATCATTACAATTTCACCAACTGAAAATGGTACTTTGTTCTGTACGAGAATAGACAA
This window contains:
- a CDS encoding adenylosuccinate synthase: MSSIVVVGTQWGDEGKGKITDFLAEQADVITRFSGGNNAGHTIKFDGETYKLHLVPSGIFYKDKLSVIGNGVVVDPVAILKELDALNERGIATDNLRISNRAHVILPYHLMQDELEEARRGDNKIGTTKKGIGPAYVDKAQRIGIRMADLLDKEVFEARLKENLAYKNDYFKGMFNTEAPAFEEIFEEYYAAGQRLAPYVTDTAKVLDDAFVADERVLFEGAQGVMLDIDHGTYPFVTSSNPIAGNVTVGAGVGPTNVSKVVGVCKAYTSRVGDGPFPTELFDEDGHHIREVGREYGTTTGRPRRVGWFDSVVLRHSRRVSGITDLSINSIDVLTGLDTVKICTAYELDGKEITEYPANLNDLKRCKPIFEELPGWTEDITGVRTLEELPDNARRYLERISELCNVHISIFSVGPDRNQTNVVEQLWV